Proteins from a genomic interval of Osmia bicornis bicornis chromosome 11, iOsmBic2.1, whole genome shotgun sequence:
- the LOC114881420 gene encoding uncharacterized protein LOC114881420: MHSQQTVCIQAHVLTAVSTILPSFSMRTPDWPYIRKLRLADNDFLTPRPVDLIIRADFYERIINPNIIKGSPATPIAQLSIFGWLVIGPVNESPSNTNYSHFAVAHDDQSNLQELLTKFWVQEESPMDAPSTLTPEEEECEAHFCATHSRDHTGRYIVCIPLKAPASPLGNSHKIAQRCLQSTLRRLAKDSTYNQLYVQFMKEYEELGQVVKAPNQLQITSKEVENVEPDGEMTLAHDASASGGLRVSSDGSTPQSSAHLQPYYLPYHGVLRLDSSTTKLRVVFYGSKATRLGKSVNDLMHTGSNLLLNVTDVLIWLCHYHHIFATDITKMYSQVAVHKDDWDLQRILWIDEDRNVIPYQLTTVTYDTKAATFLATRALMQLVHDEGHRFPLATPSLTHGRYVDDIFEGADSISEQMEVA, from the coding sequence ATGCATTCACAACAGACTGTCTGCATCCAGGCTCACGTGCTCACAGCCGTGTCGACAATCCTGCCATCGTTCTCAATGAGAACTCCGGATTGGCCTTACATCAGAAAATTGAGGTTGGCGGACAATGATTTCTTGACACCACGACCAGTCGACTTAATTATTAGAGCGGATTTCTACGAAAGGATCATCAATCCAAACATCATCAAGGGATCACCAGCAACACCAATTGCTCAACTTTCCATTTTTGGATGGCTCGTCATCGGTCCAGTCAACGAATCACCCTCAAATACTAATTATTCACATTTTGCAGTTGCTCACGATGATCAGAGCAATCTGCAAGAGCTGCTCACCAAATTCTGGGTCCAAGAGGAGTCACCGATGGACGCTCCAAGCACGCTCACgccggaggaagaagaatgcgaagCACATTTCTGTGCAACTCACTCTCGTGACCACACAGGAAGGTACATCGTTTGCATTCCACTCAAGGCACCAGCATCACCACTAGGCAATTCACACAAGATTGCTCAAAGATGTCTACAAAGCACATTGCGACGACTCGCCAAGGATTCAACATACAACCAGCTCTACGTCCAGTTCATGAAAGAGTACGAAGAATTGGGACAAGTGGTAAAGGCTCCAAATCAACTACAGATCACATCAAAAGAGGTTGAGAACGTTGAGCCTGATGGGGAGATGACCTTGGCACATGATGCTTCGGCATCAGGAGGGTTGAGGGTCTCTTCTGACGGTTCAACACCTCAGTCCTCTGCTCATCTTCAACCATACTATTTGCCTTACCATGGAGTTCTACGTCTCGATAGTTCAACAACGAAGCTCAGGGTTGTATTCTACGGATCAAAAGCTACGAGATTAGGCAAATCAGTCAACGATTTAATGCATACTGGTTCCAATTTGCTCTTGAATGTTACAGATGTTCTAATTTGGCTTTGCCATTATCACCACATTTTTGCCACAGATATCACAAAAATGTATAGCCAGGTAGCCGTTCACAAGGATGATTGGGATCTCCAGCGAATTCTTTGGATCGATGAAGACCGCAATGTCATCCCTTACCAGCTCACAACGGTCACGTATGACACAAAGGCGGCTACCTTCCTGGCGACACGAGCACTCATGCAGCTTGTTCACGATGAGGGTCATCGATTCCCTCTGGCAACGCCTTCGCTCACGCATGGCAGATATGTGGACGATATCTTTGAAGGAGCAGACTCAATATCGGAACAGATGGAGGTCGCTTAA